The genome window GGCGCCGACCCGTCGGCCATGTTCCAGAGCGGTGACGTCGTCGCCTACTGGTCCGGCGTGTGGCAGGTCGCGGCCTACGCGGAGAGCATCACGAAGTTCGACTGGGCGAGCGTCCCGACCCCCGCCCAGCCGGTGCAGGCCAGTGACGTCAACAGCGGTGGTATGACGGTCGGCTTCAACAACAACGCCGACGCGGCCGCCGCCGCGAAGAAGTTCCTGTCCTGGCTCTACGAGCCCGACCACTACAAGACGCTGTGCGAGGCCTCCGGCTTCCTGCCGGTCGAGAGCGGTCTGAACCCGGAGTACCCCTTCAAGTCCGAGGCGGCGCAGGCGGCGTTCAAGCTCTACAACGAGTCGATCCCGCTCTACGACCCGATCTCCGGCTACTTCAACAGCGCGCAGACGAACTGGGTGCTGAAGGGCAAGAGCCTCGCCGACGACCCGACCAAGGCGGAGCTCGGCAAGGCGATCAACGGTGAGCAGTCGTCCGACAAGGCCCTGCAGAACATCGTCGACGGCTACAACACGCAGGTCGGCGGCTGACCGCAGACCGACAGGCCCTGGGCGGCGTGTCTCGGCCCCGCCGCCCAGGGCCCCCGGTCCCCGCGTGACGCCGGGCTCATGGCCTGAGCCCACCGGAATCCATTCCACCAGCACGGAGTCAGGAAGATGACAAAACGCGCCCCGGACGCTTCGGACGTGTCCGTGAGCCCGCCCAGGAGACGCAGCAAGTACACCCTCGCACCGCTCGTCCTCATCTCGGGCAATGTCGTGCTCTTCGCGCTGTTCTTCGTCTGGCCGGCGGTGATCGGGCTCGTCTACTCCTTCACGAACTACACGGGCGTGGGGTCGTTCCAGTTCATCGGACTGGACAACTACCAGAAGCTGCTCGGGGACTCGACCTTCTACTCCGCGACGACCCGCACACTGCTGTACACCGTGCTCTTCGTCCCGCTGAACTTCGTGCTGTCGCTGCTCATCGCCAACGTGCTGGTGAGCAAGCACGCCAAGGGCGCGTCGGTCGCCCGCATCTTCTTCTTCATCCCGTGGCTGCTGTCGCCCATCATCGTGGGTGTCCTGTGGCGCTGGATGTTCGGTGAGAACTTCGGACTGGTCAACTACTTCATCGAGAAGGTCGGCGGAAGCGCCGTTCCCTGGCAGTCGAACGCGGACCTGTCACTGCTCGTGGTCGTGGTGGCGGCGGCCTGGGCCTGGACGGGCTTCTCCATGCTGCTGTTCATCGCGGCGATCAAGAACGTCCCGACGTCGTACTACGAGGCGGCGGCGCTCGACGGCGCCGGTCCCTGGCGCCAGTTCTTCCATATCACCCTGCCGAGCATCGCCCCCACGTCCTTCATCGTCATCCTGCTCAACACGATCCACGCGATGAAGGAATACGCGGTGTTCGCCTCCCTCAACAACGGCGGACCCGGAACGTCGAACAACCTGCTGGTCCAGTACATCTACCAGACGGGGTTCAAGTCGGGCCAGATCGGCTACGCGAGCGCCGCGTCGTTCGTGCTCATGCTCATCCTGATGGCCGTCGCGGTGATCCAGATGATGGTCAACCGGCGGGTGGAGAACCGATGACAACCACAGACACAGTGCGCAAGGCCGACGCCGGTTCCGTGCGGGCCGTCCCCAGGAAGCGGTCCCGCGGCTCGGCGACCGGCGGGCTTCGGCGCGCGATCGCCCCGACGACTCTGCTGTGGGTCCTGGCGGGCCTCTACGGGATCCCGGTGCTGTGGTTCGTCCTCAGCTCCTTCAAACCGGCGGGAGACCTGTTCTCCCTTCCGCTGACGGTGTTCCCGGACGACCCCACCGTGTCCGGATACAAGGAAGCGTGGGCCAGCGCCAACTTCTCCGGGTACTTCATCAACACGATCATCGTGTGTGTGATAGCGACGATCCTCACGGTGGGGGTCAGCTGCTGCACCGGGTACGCGCTGGCCAAGTACGACAACAGATGGCTCAAGGCCTTCTTCCTCTGCATCCTCGCCACCACGATGCTGCCGGCCGAGGTCATGCTCGCCCCGCTGTTCCTGGTCGTCCGCGACCTCGGCTTCTACAACTCCCTGTCCGGCATCATCCTCCCGGCCCTGCTCACCGCGACCGGCTGCTTCATGTTCCGCCAGTTCTTCCTGACGGTCCCCGACGAGCTGATCGAGGCCGCCCGTATCGACGGCGCGAAGGAGCTGTCGATCTTCCTGCGGATCATGGTGCCGCTCTCCCGGCCCATCATGCTGACGCTCGCCATCCTGTCGTTCCAGTGGAGGTGGAACGACTACATCTGGCCGCTGCTGATGCTGAACGACCCCGAGAAGTTCACGGTGCAGATCGGCATCCAGAGCCTCGTCGGCGCGCAGAACATCAACTGGTCGGTGCTGCTCGGCGGATCGGTCATCTCCATGATCCCGCTGATCGTCGTCTTCCTGGTGTTCCAGAAGTACGTGATGAACGCCGACATCAACGCCGGACTGAAGGACTGACCTTGCCCACCCCGCTCGACCACGAGTTCGTCCGCGCGGCGGCCCGCGCCGCCGACCGGCGGGCCGCCCCGCTCGCGGCCCGCCCCGACGAGGAACCCGCCGGTGTGCCGCACCGTGGTCTGGCGTGGCGGGTGAAGACCCTGGTCGCGGCCTACCGGTCCCCGGACTCGGCACTGCACGGCAGCGGGCGGGCCGTCGCCGCCGCGACGACCCACCTCCGCGCCCTGCGGGCCGCGCAGACCACCACCGGGCTCTTCGCCGGCGGCGACAACGTGCAGTCGCCGCCGGACTCCGCCTTCACCGTCAACGACGTGTGCGACGCACATGTCCTCGCGGCCGGCGCGGGCCCGGAACTGGACGGCGTCACGGCCGCGCTCGCCGAGATCGCCGACGCCGCCACCGGCAGTCTCCTCACCGGCGGGGTGCACACCCCGAACCACCGCTGGGAACTGTGCGCGGCGCTGGCCCGGCTGCACCGGTCGTTCCCGGACGACCGCCTGCTCGACCGCGTCGCGGAATGGCTCACCGAGGGCGTCGACATCGACGCGGAGGGCCTGTACTCGGAACGCAGCGCCAACTACGCGGCCCATGTCTCCAACCCGTCGCTGCTCCTGCTGGCCGAGGTCCTCGGCCGCGCCGACCTGCGCGACGCCGTCGTACGCAACCTCGCCACCACCCTGGACCTGATCAGGCCGGACGGCACGGTCGAGACCGTCCTCTCGCGACGCCAGGACCAGCACGGCCCGTTCCCGCTGGCTCCCTATCTGCCGCACTACCGGCTGCTCGCGATCCGCACCGGCCGGGGCGACTTCGCCAGGGCGGCACGGCTCGCGGAGGCCGGCGGCATCGACGACCCCGACCTGCTCGCCCAGACCCTCCTCACCCCGGACCTGTGCCACGCCCTGCCGGACCCGGCCCCGGAGACCCTTCCGCGCGACCGGTATCTCCCCACCGCACGCCTCGCCGCACACGCCTCGGCCACCGCGCACACCGTGGTGTACGGCGGCTCCGACGTGCCCGAACACCGGCGTGTCCGCTCGGGCCTCGCCTGCAACCCCACCTTCCTGCGCCTGTTCGCCGGCGACGCCGTCCTCGACGCGGTCCGTCTCTCACGGGGCTTCTTCGACCTGGGGCCCTTCCGCGCCGCCACCATGGAACGGCCCGCCGACCACCGCTACCGGCTCACCGAGACCCTCACGGCCGCCTACTACCAGCCGCTCCCGAAGGACCACAGGCGGGACGACGGCGCCTACCGGCTGGTGGACGACGGACGCTTCTCGGCGTCGATGGCCTTCCCGGACCGGCCCCGGGACGAGGTCTCCCACACGACCACCGTCGAGGTGGAGCTGCGGGAGGACGGCGCCGACCTGCGGATCGACATCAGCGGACCCCGGGTGCCCTGGGCCCTCGAACTGACCTTCCGGCCGGGCGGCGAACCGGAGGGCGCCGTACCGCTCGGCGACGGACGCTGGTGCCTGACGAACGGCCCGATGACCTACCGCGTCGGTGACGACGAGATCCGGGTCGAGGCCGCCGTCGAGGCGGGCGAACCGCTCGCCGGGCCGGACCGCGGCGAGGTACTGCGGTACGACCCGGGGCAGGATCACACCGTGGTGGGCGGCACCGACGCGACGACCGGGAACCGTGTCCACATCGGTGGGATGGGCCCGCACACCCTGACCGTCGCACTGCGCGCCCGCCGCCCCGCACGCATGAAGGGCTGATCCCCGTGCACCTCCCACGCCAGCTCGGTTCGCTGCACGACCTGCCGGACACTCCTGAGGCGTACGACGCCGTGCTCGCCGATGTCACCGAGCAGGCCCTCGCGCGCCTCACGCCCGAGGGCGGCCTCGAACACCCCGACTGCGTCGACGACATCGGCGACACCTCCCTCGGCGTCACCTCGCTGCTGGCCCTCGCCTGGCAGCGCACCAAGGACCCCCGCCTGCCGGAGGCCGTCCGCCGCAGCACCGGCTTCCACCTCCGGGAGCGCGTCTACACGGACGACAACCCCGGCTACCCGAACCTCCGCGTCCGCGACTCGGGTTTCCCGTACGCCCGTTACACCCTGGCCCCCGGCGCCCACCCCATCGGCGACTGGCCGAGCACGGTGTGGGCGCTGCTCCAGGCGGTGAACCTCCTCGACCTCGCGGACGGCCTCCTCGACGAGGAACGGACCGCCGCCGTGAGGGACATGGCGCGCGGCTACTGGAGCTGGCTGACCGAGGCGGCCTTCTTCAACCCGCAGGAGGCAGGCAACCAGGCCATCGGCTGTGTGGTCGGCGGTCTGATGCTGGCCCGCCATCTCCCGCCGGAGGAGGGCGAGAAGGTCCGCGCCCGCGCGATCGCCCTCTACACCGAGGAGATCCGCGCCCACCGGGTACGCGACCGGGGCGCTCTCCTCCCGCCGGAGCACGGCGGCGCGTGGGACAACAACTACGGCCCGATCTCCCTGTCCTTCCTGGCCCAGGCCCATCTGGTCAGCGGCGAGGAGATCTTCGCGGAGGACGGGGAGGCGGTCGCCCGCTACCTGGACGCCCGCCTCACCACCGGCGGCTTCGACTGCGGCGGCCCCCGCTACAGCGAACAGCACTCCGGCTTCGAATCCGTCCTCGGACTGCGCTACTTCGGTGCCCGGATCGGCGCCGACCTCGGCCGCTACCGGGGCGACACCCGCTGGGGCCGGCACGCGATCAAGGCGGACGGCGGGGTCGACGGACACTTCGCGTGGATGCTGGTCTGGCAGATCCAGGACACCACACCCTGGCACCGCACCCCGTCCACGGAACCCGTCCGGCACCAGCTGCGCTCCGGCGGGGTCTCGGTCGCCTTCGACGCGAAGATGACCCCGTCCCTCGTCGAGGCCGACGGCACGTACTTCCTGCCGGCCGCCGTCAACCGCCAGCACGGCTTCGGCCCGGTCGTCGACGGCTTCCTGCTCTGCCGCCCCATGGGCGAGACCCGCGTCCGGGACGTCCGCGCCGAAGGCCTCACCGCCAAGCTGGTCACCAAGCCGGTCGTCACCCGCGACCACGTCCTGCGACACGTCCGGTCCCTGTACGTCACCGACGGCACCCGCCTGTGGACCACGGTCGCCGTCGAACGCCTGCCGGGCGAGCCGTACCTCCTCGCCGGACTGCCGTACCTGGCGGACGACGGGGACCGGCTGCGCCGGATCGCGGACGCCGAGGTGGCCTCCGCGGGCGATCTGTGGCTGACCCACCCGTCCGCCGAGGGCCCGGAGTTCTTCGACGCCCGCGCCGACACCACCCAGGAACTCGCCGCCTTCGCCCTCGCCGCCGACCCCCGCGGCTACGGCGACCCCGACGAGGGCTGGTCCCACCTGGTCGCCTCCACGGCCATCGAGGCGACGCCCGCCCCGAACGCCCCGGACGACCTCGATGTCTTCGCCGTCCGCTACGGCGGCTCCGGCGAGATCTTCGACCCCACTTTCGACCACGTCGCCGAGGGCCTGAGAATCCGCACAGAGGCCTTCACCGCGGTACTGGGCGGCCCGGCGGGCGACGCACACGGCGAACCGACACTGACCCTACGACTGTCGTAGCCCGCGGGCAGCCGCGCCGCCGCCGTGCCGTCGCCCCGGCCGTGCCGACGGCCGCGGCATCGCCCCGGGCGGCACCACCAGATCCGCGAAGCCCCGAGTCCTCGCCACCAACACCGCGTTGCGCTGATCCGTACCCCGCACCCAGGCGACCGCCTCGTCATGGCCCTTCCCGAACTCCTCGTGCCGCGCGACCAGCCGCCGCACACGCACCGCCTCGTCGAGATCGCAGAACCACACCTCGTCGAGGCGGTCCCGCACCCGCCGCCAAGGCCCCTCGTCCACCAGCAGATAGTTCCCCTCGGTGACGACCAGCCGGGCGGCGGGCGGCACCGGGATCGTCCCCGCGACGGGCTGCTCCAGCACCCGTTCGAAGCCCGGCGCGTACACGATGTCCTCCTCGTCGCCGCGCAACCGCTCCAGCAGGGCCGCGTAGCCCGCCGCGTCGAACGTGTCCGGCGCGCCCTTCCGGTCCCGGCGCCCGAGGCGGTCGAGTTCGACGTCGGCGAGATGGAAGCCGTCCATGGGGACATGGGCGACCCACGGCTCGCCGTCGCCGTTGAGCGCCCGGGTCAGCCCCTCGGCCAGGGTGGTCTTCCCCGCGCCGGGGCCACCGGAGATACCGAGGAGGGCCCGGCGGCCGGGACGGACCAGGGCGGCGGCCCGATGCAGCAGATCGTCGAAGGTCAGGGGCATGCGGACGACGGTAGCCCCCATCCGGCGTACACGGGCCGAGACCGGGCGGACGACTCCTGACGAGGCGATAGGCGCGGAACTCGCCCGGCTGCGCGCCGAGGTGCGGCAGTTGCGCACCCGTGGGGAGGGCCGCCGCTGATCGCCCAGGCCCAGGGCAACGTCAAACCGCGCACCCTGGCCGAGGCGGCGGTGAGCGCGCCGCGCCCGGACGGCCGCGGCAACCGGAGCGAGGTCCTGGCCGCCGTCCTCAGCCAGACCCTCGCCGTCATCGGCACCGGCATGGGCAACGCCCAGATCGCCGACCGGGCCGAGGGCGGACTGCGCATCGAACGCCCCACGGGACACCCGGCGGACTTCGTGGACTTCTTCGCGCACGTCGGCGACGAGGGCACCTCCCGCGCCAAGGCAGCGTGGGAGGGTCGCCCAGGTCACCGTCCAGGACGTGGCCACGGACCCGGTGTTCACCGAGGACGCCCGCTCGGGTCTCCGCCCACTTCGACCGTCCGCCGCGAGGGCTCGCCCCCGCCCAGCTCAAGGCGTTGACCGTGGCGGGCGCCGAGACGGGTGAGTTGGCCGGCCTGGTACGACCGGACCGTAGTCCTCGACGCCCTGGAACACCCGCACACCCTGGGCCGCGCCCACGGCGGCGGCAGCGTCAGCCGCCGCTGACCGGGGCAGTCGGGTCCGTCAGCCGCAGAACGTGGCCTCCAGCGAGCGGTTCACGGTCGCGTACACCGTGCCGTTGTTGGAGGTGTTCGCGAACGACGTCACACTGCGCTTGCCGGTCTTCGAGGTGAACGCCCAGGTGTAGTAGCCCTGGACGGTCCCCGTGTGCCCGTACACCGAGGCCCCGCACGACAGATCACGCCGGCGCAGCCCCAGCCCGTACGCCTGGGTGCTGTTCACCGGCGTCCACTTCAGCATCTCCTTCAGCTGGGCGGCCGAGGTCAGCTTCCCCCGCACCAGCGCGGACATGAACTTGTTGAGGTCCTTGGCGCTGGACACCAGGGCGCCCGCGCTCTGTGCCCACGAGGTCGTCTGCTGCGTCGAGTCGATCTTCTTCCCGGTGGAGTCGGCGGTCATGTAACCACGGGAGAACTTGCCGGGGATCGTGTTCTTCGGGTGGACGTAGAACGTGTCGGCCAGCTTCAGCGGCTTGATGATCCGGTCCTGGTACGCGACCGCCACCGACTTCTTGGTGAGCTTCTCGATCAGCATGCCCGCGACCACGAAGTTGGCGTTCGAGTACGCGTAGGACGCGCCCGGCTTGTTGGTGAGGGGCTTGGCGAGCGACAGGTCCATCAGCTGGCGGTAGGTGTAGACCTTGTTGCGCACCTTCTCGAACCCCGAAACGCTGGGGGAGAAAAGCGTGTTGGCGTAGTCGTACAACCCGCTGCGGTGACTCAGCACATGGCGCACGGTGATCTTCTTGTCGGGCAACAGGCCCGGCAGATATGTGTTGACCGAGGTGTCGAGCTTGATCTTGCCCTCGTCGACCAGTTGCAGCAGGACCACCGCCGTGAACGTCTTGGTGACGCTGCCGACGCGGATGCGGTCCCCGGTGCCGAGGGCCCGCTTGGTGGACCGGTCGGCGACCCCCTCCGCCAGATGGTGCACCTTGCCGTTGTCGTCGATCCTCGCGAACGCGCCCGGCGCCCCCTGCGACAGCGCCGTGCGCAGTACTTTTCGCAGCTCGGTCGTATCGGGACCCGCGGCCGGGGCCGCGTGGGCGGGGACCGTCAGAAGGGACAGCACGACCGCGCCCAGCGTCGCCACCACACCCGTGCCCACCGTTCTCGAAACCATCTGAACCATCCGTTCGTCTCCCAGTGCCTGCCGTCGTCGACAGGTGCATTGGAGTCGAGTGGTCACGGAGAGTCAAGTAGCCAGGTGTGGGGGCGAGTTGAGCCCCACGAAAGAGGGACAGTTCCGGTGGGTCGGTTTCAGCCGCCGAAGAGCTGGGTCCAGTACGTGCCGGCCGCGCCGCCTCCGACGAAGCCGATACCTATATGGGTGAAGCCGGGTTTGAGGATGTTCGCCCGGTGCCCGGGGCTGTTCATCCAGCCGAGCACCACCTCGGCGGCGGAACGCTGGCCGCACGCGATGTTCTCCCCGACCGACCCGCGGGTGGAGCCGGCCGCCGCCGCGCGGTGCCAGGGTTCGCCGCCGTCGGGGGAGGTGTGCGCGTAGAAGGCCCGCGCCACCATGTCGGCGCTGTGCGCCTGGGCGGCGGCGGTGAGGAGGGGGTCGGGGTCGAGCGGGGGGAGACCGGCCCTGGTCCGTTCGGTGTTGGTGAGGGTGATGACCTCGGTGGCGGTCCGGTGGAGGCCGGCCGGGGAGAAGGGGCGCGCCCACAGTGCCGTCCAGAAGACGGTGCCCGAGCGGGGGTCGGTGGCGTGGCCGAGGCCCGTCTCGCTCCAGGCGGGTCCACGGAGGGTACGGGCGGCCTGCTGGTCGGAGCGGCAGTAGTCCACGAAGTCGGCGGGCGTGCGGGGGCCGGAGACCAGATGTTCGCCGATGGTGAGGTAGGCGTAGCCGGTGGTGGTGACGCGCTGGTAGACGGAGAGACCGCCGTTGCCTTCGGCGGCGAGCCGGCCTTGGGCGGCCATCGCGGTGGCGTGGGCCTGGGCGGCTGTGGTGAGCTGCGCGTTGAGGGTCACGGGTGGGGAGCCGGCGGCGGTTCGGGCGGAGTTGACCAAGCTCAAGTAGCCGTTTGGGGTTGTGGGTATGGCGC of Streptomyces phaeolivaceus contains these proteins:
- a CDS encoding serine hydrolase domain-containing protein; protein product: MVSRTVGTGVVATLGAVVLSLLTVPAHAAPAAGPDTTELRKVLRTALSQGAPGAFARIDDNGKVHHLAEGVADRSTKRALGTGDRIRVGSVTKTFTAVVLLQLVDEGKIKLDTSVNTYLPGLLPDKKITVRHVLSHRSGLYDYANTLFSPSVSGFEKVRNKVYTYRQLMDLSLAKPLTNKPGASYAYSNANFVVAGMLIEKLTKKSVAVAYQDRIIKPLKLADTFYVHPKNTIPGKFSRGYMTADSTGKKIDSTQQTTSWAQSAGALVSSAKDLNKFMSALVRGKLTSAAQLKEMLKWTPVNSTQAYGLGLRRRDLSCGASVYGHTGTVQGYYTWAFTSKTGKRSVTSFANTSNNGTVYATVNRSLEATFCG
- a CDS encoding nucleoside/nucleotide kinase family protein, whose translation is MPLTFDDLLHRAAALVRPGRRALLGISGGPGAGKTTLAEGLTRALNGDGEPWVAHVPMDGFHLADVELDRLGRRDRKGAPDTFDAAGYAALLERLRGDEEDIVYAPGFERVLEQPVAGTIPVPPAARLVVTEGNYLLVDEGPWRRVRDRLDEVWFCDLDEAVRVRRLVARHEEFGKGHDEAVAWVRGTDQRNAVLVARTRGFADLVVPPGAMPRPSARPGRRHGGGAAARGLRQS
- a CDS encoding carbohydrate ABC transporter permease, with the translated sequence MTTTDTVRKADAGSVRAVPRKRSRGSATGGLRRAIAPTTLLWVLAGLYGIPVLWFVLSSFKPAGDLFSLPLTVFPDDPTVSGYKEAWASANFSGYFINTIIVCVIATILTVGVSCCTGYALAKYDNRWLKAFFLCILATTMLPAEVMLAPLFLVVRDLGFYNSLSGIILPALLTATGCFMFRQFFLTVPDELIEAARIDGAKELSIFLRIMVPLSRPIMLTLAILSFQWRWNDYIWPLLMLNDPEKFTVQIGIQSLVGAQNINWSVLLGGSVISMIPLIVVFLVFQKYVMNADINAGLKD
- a CDS encoding CAP domain-containing protein; amino-acid sequence: MNELVPGGNTPLPDGTLTFRVPGPFDVSALVTDDTGRVRGDADFVFYNQPTAPGTRLAGDTLTVTPAALRPGATRLTLAISPAAPDTPLGHLPAPTLLVTAPDGRTITRFTPPGPRRETVLLLAELYRKGPGWKLRALGQGYADGLAGVARDFGVEVLEEARPTPARAIPTTPNGYLSLVNSARTAAGSPPVTLNAQLTTAAQAHATAMAAQGRLAAEGNGGLSVYQRVTTTGYAYLTIGEHLVSGPRTPADFVDYCRSDQQAARTLRGPAWSETGLGHATDPRSGTVFWTALWARPFSPAGLHRTATEVITLTNTERTRAGLPPLDPDPLLTAAAQAHSADMVARAFYAHTSPDGGEPWHRAAAAGSTRGSVGENIACGQRSAAEVVLGWMNSPGHRANILKPGFTHIGIGFVGGGAAGTYWTQLFGG
- a CDS encoding carbohydrate ABC transporter permease gives rise to the protein MTKRAPDASDVSVSPPRRRSKYTLAPLVLISGNVVLFALFFVWPAVIGLVYSFTNYTGVGSFQFIGLDNYQKLLGDSTFYSATTRTLLYTVLFVPLNFVLSLLIANVLVSKHAKGASVARIFFFIPWLLSPIIVGVLWRWMFGENFGLVNYFIEKVGGSAVPWQSNADLSLLVVVVAAAWAWTGFSMLLFIAAIKNVPTSYYEAAALDGAGPWRQFFHITLPSIAPTSFIVILLNTIHAMKEYAVFASLNNGGPGTSNNLLVQYIYQTGFKSGQIGYASAASFVLMLILMAVAVIQMMVNRRVENR